One Algoriphagus sp. Y33 genomic window, CATAATCTCCAAATCTCCATGGATCTTTGATACGCTGAGTCCCCGAATAAACCAGGATTTTGAGATCCGGAGTGAACTTCTTGGCTTCCAGTTCCCAGTTATAAATCAGGGAGGTAGGCATCACCAAGAGGGAAGTCAATCCAGGATTCTCTTCCATCTCGTGGGCAAGCAAAGCGAGTGTCTGTACGGTTTTACCCAAACCCATATCATCTGCCAGACAGCCCCCAAACTTAAATTCATTGAGAAATCGAAGCCAATTGTATCCTGCATGCTGGTAAGGACGAAGAATCCCTTCAAAATTACTTGGAAGAGAATATTCCTCAATTGATTCGAAGTCTCTGAGTCTTTCCAGCTTCCTACTCAGCGTGACCTGGACTAGATTCCCTTCTTCCATTTCTCTAGCCAGGGCCAAATGATGTTTGCGCAGCACCATGGTATTATCATCTCCACGGTCTTCCATGAAATTAAAAAGCTCGGAGTAATTCACAAACCAAGATGAAGGAATCACGGCAATTTCCCCATTAGGCAATTCGAATTCTGCTTTCCCCTGAAGCAAGAGCTTTCGAAGCTTTGCAAAAGGCACAAGGTAAATTCCGAATTTGATCAGCGCTTTCACATCAAACCAATCAATATTTTCATTGACCTCAATGGAAATCTGTGCCTTGCCTATGTTATAAACCTTGCCTTTGGCATTCGGCTTTTGGACAATTTTGATCTTCTCAATATCCAGAAAATCTTCGTTTTCCCCAATCCACTCAAAGGCTTCCGTCTTGGGCAACGCATCTTTACCCATTTTGAATTCCAATCCTTTGTCCCGAAGCAATTTCAGATACGCTTTTTCTTTTTGTGTGCTGCGTATCGTTTTATAGAATGTATAGCTATTGTCCCCTTCTTCCAGCCTTACGGAAGCACCATGTTTTTCCGAGCTCGGTGTCTGGACGGGAAAATCAATACTTCCGTACTTAAATCGAAGTTCGAACACGATCTTATCTTCCTCCAGTTTCTCTCCTTCTTCCCCAAAGAGATTCTTTCCTGATCCACCTGGTAAATCACTGATGTTTATAAAAACTTCCGGTGTGCCTCGTTCAATATTAATGTCAAAACCAACAGATTCCACATCGAATTGGGAGATCAGATTGGCCATGAAACCGCGGTAATAACTTGGCTCTATTCGCTTGTCGATGACAATAAACTTTTTGTTCAAAAATGCCTTGAGCTTCTTCCCATCAATCCCCTTTTCAAAATGAAAGAGCTGACCTTGAACAACCAACCATCCGGGATCGTTGCTGATGAAGTAACCATTCTTGTATTGCCAGTCAAGTTTCTCTCCTTTGAATTTAATGGTGGGCCAGTAATGGGTGTTTTCCTCATTTTTGTGAAAATGAAAAAGCACACTTGCACGCTCAGCATTTACTGCTATTTCTTTCCATACAGGGTTACCGTCACTTCCCATTTCAAAAAGCCTCTTTCCGATCAGCAAAGGCATTATTTTCGAGCGCTTTTTCTCGATTACTTCTTCTATGGCATCCTGAGTCTTTTTATCCTCAGTTTTGGGATCAAAAATTTTAGCCAAATATTGCTTTGGACGTATATTACCTCTTTTGATAAAAGGCTTTACTACTACTTCAGGATTCATTGAATCCATAATTTTTATCAGGTCATAGTCTGTCTTGTCCAATCCCGAATCAAATTCACCGGCATTTGCAGAACTGATATTTTGATAGGCTAGGGAAAGTCTTCCTTGAGGGTCTATCTGTACTACAAAGGATTCAATAAGCAGCCCTAGGTACTCATGGCTATAAATAGAATAAACTATCTGAAAGGGTTTATCAGAATTAACTATCATATAATTATCGGAATAACAAAACTTCCTGAGATTTGGGGTTAAGCAAAAAGAAGCTAAGTCTTGGTTATATATCCCAAAAAAGGGAAAAGCAAGTTGAAAATTACAAAGAATACTGCTCAAATTCATGTTTTGAGTCAATTATCTGCCATAAAACATTAAAAGACCCTTTAAATCAGTATTTCTGATCCTAGGGTCTTTTAATGAAATCAGGAGAAAATACTATTCAGCAATCTGCTCTGCTTCCTCATTTTTTGAATGTTTCACTTCTTCAGATTTTTCAGGAAAAAACCTACCTTGAAAAACCAGAATCATGGCTACACCCACAAATATTGCAGCATCCGCTACATTGAAAATCGGCCAAAGTGCAGTATAACTACCTCCCCACACAGGAAGCCACTCAGGCAGATAGCCTTCCCAAATATCGAAATAGAACATATCAACCACCTGACCGTGAAACCAAGGCGTGGAAGCATTATATGGAGCGTTGTTTAGCCAAACTCCATAGAAGACAGAATCGACTAAATTGCCTATTGCTCCTCCCAAGATCATAGCTATACATACTATATATAAGCCCGGCTGTTTTTTCTCAATAATGTAGTATAAGTAATACCCTATTCCCACCATCGCCACCAAGCGAAAAGATGTCAAGAGCAATTTGCCATAATCAGAGCCCAGTTCCATTCCGAATGCCATGCCGGGGTTGGTGGTGTAATGCAGTTTGAACCAGTCCCCGAATATCGGAATCTGTCCCGGAGAACCAAAGTCCATCTGGAAGTGAACTAGCATTTTCACCACTTGATCAATAATGATGACCAATAGGGCGATGCCAAAGTATTTCAGGTATTTATTCATTATATGCGTTTTGCTATCAGGCTTTTTCTACCAGAACAGCTAGTTCAAAATCATCCATATCAAGTACTGTTGCATCTTCAGCAAGTGCAGCCAGTTCTAGGTTTAACGCTTGCACCTCGGTTTGGATATATTCTCCAAAGGAAGCGATAGCATTTTTCACCAACTCATTTCCATCAGCGATCTTAATGTTAATCTTATCCTGCACTTCCAGCCCCATATCCTTACGTAAGTTCTGGATACGGTTTACCAAATCCCTTGCGACTCCTTCTTCCTTCAGTTGGTCCGAAAGCGTCACATCAAGTGCTACCGTTACACCCTGATCGGAAGCAACTGACCAGCCCGGAATATCCTGAGATGTGATCAAAACTTCTTCCAGAAGCAATTCCAGACTTTCGCCATCAACATCAACAGAGATTTTACCTTCACGCTCTATTTCAGCGATTTCGGCTTGTCCCCATTTGTTTATAGCTCCTACTACGAAGCGCATTTTCGGTCCCAATTTCTTACCAAGAACCGGAAGATTTGGCTTCACATTCTTCACCAAGATTCCTGAAGCATCATCGATAAACTCAATGTCTTTGATATTCACCTCTGACTTGATCAGTTCTTCCAAATGAACAATCTGCGCTTTGGTCTTCTCTTTCAGGATTGGGATCAAAATTCTCTGTAATGGCTGACGCACTTTAACCTTCTCTTTCTTTCTCAGCGAATGAACCAGAGAAGAAATTGTCTGAGCCAATTCCATACTCTCCTCCAGGTCTCTATTGATCAACCCGGAATCTGCAGCAACCCAATCAGTCAGATGCACAGATGCTTTTGAATCGGATCCTGACTCCGTCAAGTTCTGGTACAACCAATCGGAGTAGAACGGCGCAAAAGAAGACATCAACTGGGTAAGCGTGAGCAAGGATTCGTAGAGCGTCTCGTAAGCAGCCTGTTTATCCACATTCATTTCACCTCTCCAGAATCTCTTTCTAGCCAATCTCACGTACCAGTTGGAAAGTTGGTCTATTGTGAAACCCATGATCGCACGGGTAGCTTTGGTCGCATCATAATTATCCATGGCTTCCTCTACCTC contains:
- a CDS encoding DEAD/DEAH box helicase produces the protein MIVNSDKPFQIVYSIYSHEYLGLLIESFVVQIDPQGRLSLAYQNISSANAGEFDSGLDKTDYDLIKIMDSMNPEVVVKPFIKRGNIRPKQYLAKIFDPKTEDKKTQDAIEEVIEKKRSKIMPLLIGKRLFEMGSDGNPVWKEIAVNAERASVLFHFHKNEENTHYWPTIKFKGEKLDWQYKNGYFISNDPGWLVVQGQLFHFEKGIDGKKLKAFLNKKFIVIDKRIEPSYYRGFMANLISQFDVESVGFDINIERGTPEVFINISDLPGGSGKNLFGEEGEKLEEDKIVFELRFKYGSIDFPVQTPSSEKHGASVRLEEGDNSYTFYKTIRSTQKEKAYLKLLRDKGLEFKMGKDALPKTEAFEWIGENEDFLDIEKIKIVQKPNAKGKVYNIGKAQISIEVNENIDWFDVKALIKFGIYLVPFAKLRKLLLQGKAEFELPNGEIAVIPSSWFVNYSELFNFMEDRGDDNTMVLRKHHLALAREMEEGNLVQVTLSRKLERLRDFESIEEYSLPSNFEGILRPYQHAGYNWLRFLNEFKFGGCLADDMGLGKTVQTLALLAHEMEENPGLTSLLVMPTSLIYNWELEAKKFTPDLKILVYSGTQRIKDPWRFGDYDLVLTSYGITRLDIEVLKDFYFNYIILDESQAIKNPGSNIAGAVNQLKSKQKLILTGTPVENSTMDLWSQMNFINPGLLGNQNTFKKQFLLPIEKQGDVDKSAKLHAMIKPFILRRLKSQVATDLPEKITNVKYSDMTAAQEEVYEEVKSYYREKIISDIQSTGRNNQQFTLLRGLTQLRQIANHPKLVRDDYEGESGKLEDVTYMLQSTISEGHKVLVFSQFVRHLGIVKEYLEKEGISYAYLDGATKDRQAQVEKFQENEDIKVFLISLKAGGVGLNLTKAEYVFLLDPWWNPAVEAQAIDRAHRIGQENKVIIYKFITRGSVEEKIMALQDRKLALAGELINTEESFMKSLGQDDIAALLD
- a CDS encoding lipoprotein signal peptidase translates to MNKYLKYFGIALLVIIIDQVVKMLVHFQMDFGSPGQIPIFGDWFKLHYTTNPGMAFGMELGSDYGKLLLTSFRLVAMVGIGYYLYYIIEKKQPGLYIVCIAMILGGAIGNLVDSVFYGVWLNNAPYNASTPWFHGQVVDMFYFDIWEGYLPEWLPVWGGSYTALWPIFNVADAAIFVGVAMILVFQGRFFPEKSEEVKHSKNEEAEQIAE